A genome region from Alicyclobacillus acidocaldarius subsp. acidocaldarius DSM 446 includes the following:
- a CDS encoding carbohydrate ABC transporter permease encodes MSKAMEGHASFQTDGRRASVVRHDVRAGFGMLTPAGIVILAVTIFPILYSVWMSFNNIQLTENGFQFTFNGIQNYVDVYSAPLFWHSVWFTVYYSIVTVAIELFLGLLIALAIQNVEKLKSVSVVVMLIPWSLITVISAEMWSYIYNGVYGVLNAILQGLGFIHSPINWTGEPVTAVIALMAADIWKTTPFVVIILLSGLQMIPKDYYEAARIDGANGWQIFWNVTFPQLRGSIAIAGLFRILQAFGIFDLPFVLTQGGPGSTTTSLAMLGEETLFTNLHFGLGAAVAVSTVILILGACLIFLSAFRGMVGEEAQ; translated from the coding sequence ATGTCAAAGGCGATGGAAGGGCATGCATCGTTTCAAACCGATGGCAGGCGAGCGAGCGTCGTTCGCCACGACGTTCGCGCGGGCTTTGGGATGTTGACCCCAGCCGGCATTGTCATCCTGGCCGTGACCATTTTCCCCATCCTCTATTCCGTGTGGATGAGCTTCAATAACATTCAATTGACGGAGAACGGATTTCAGTTCACGTTCAACGGCATTCAAAACTACGTCGACGTCTATTCCGCCCCCCTGTTCTGGCACAGTGTGTGGTTCACGGTGTATTACTCGATTGTCACGGTCGCGATCGAGTTGTTTTTGGGGCTGCTCATTGCGCTTGCCATCCAGAACGTGGAGAAATTGAAGAGCGTCTCGGTCGTGGTGATGCTCATTCCTTGGTCGCTCATCACGGTCATTTCCGCCGAGATGTGGAGTTACATCTACAACGGCGTGTATGGCGTCCTGAACGCCATCCTCCAAGGACTGGGTTTCATCCACAGCCCCATCAACTGGACCGGTGAGCCGGTGACGGCTGTGATCGCCCTCATGGCAGCGGATATTTGGAAAACTACACCGTTTGTCGTCATCATCCTGTTGAGCGGGCTGCAGATGATCCCGAAAGACTACTACGAGGCGGCGCGCATCGACGGCGCGAACGGTTGGCAGATCTTTTGGAACGTCACGTTTCCTCAGTTGCGGGGAAGCATCGCCATCGCGGGCCTGTTTCGAATTCTTCAGGCGTTCGGTATCTTCGACCTGCCGTTCGTGCTCACGCAGGGTGGCCCTGGTTCGACGACCACGTCCCTCGCCATGCTGGGTGAGGAAACGCTGTTCACGAACCTTCACTTTGGCTTGGGAGCAGCGGTCGCCGTCAGCACGGTGATCCTCATCTTAGGGGCTTGTCTAATATTCCTGTCCGCCTTTCGCGGGATGGTCGGGGAGGAAGCGCAATGA